In the genome of Brachypodium distachyon strain Bd21 chromosome 3, Brachypodium_distachyon_v3.0, whole genome shotgun sequence, the window CATCTGCCGTCATGCGCCACATTCAGGAGCTCGTTTGCCGCCACCGGGAGGCGCCGTCCAGGGGTCTCCTCCAGGATCTCGTTGCCAGTAAGCCCCACTcctttcatcttcttctttttttttcaattttttcaaAGTTGAGAAGCAAAAGTGGAAAAAACCAAAAGCCGCAAAAACCAAAAGTTTTAGAAATGGAAAATCTAAGAGGATGAAAGAAagacaaaaatttaaaacttgCACCAACAATCCCAAAATAGGTTGTCAGAATCAAGCACTAAATAGCTTCATAACTAGTGGATATAGATATGGATTGTGGTCCATATATAGTTTCTCCCTCCTTCGAGCTGCCCACACGCTCAAGTTTTTTCTGTCGCTGAAAACCAAAGCATCTGCTCGATATTGTAGTCTCGTACGACCTCGATTGATGCTTGCTCCTGACGCCTCCTTCTAAATCTCCAAACAGATTTGTCCTCAAATTAAAAACCTAGCGACTACTCATCTGCCCCCTCATCAGGTTGGAGGCGACCAACTGAGCGAGCTATGCTCTCCTCCGCGCTTCGGCGCTTCCGCCGTTCCGTGACTGGGCACGTGTTATGTTACACACAAGAACACAACGTCTCGGTCAATCACTCGATTAGAAATGCATGTAAAGTTGCAATTTAGCCAACAAATTGGATAACAATTTTAAAACAACCAGTGTCAAAATTCTGGGCCCGACACTGTCCAGCCGTCGCTCTAACAACGGAATGAACAATCTGGAAAAAGGAACTATCGAAAGTACAGTACattttttgcttcttctttttccaatCCAGAGTGACACTCACACGGGATGCAGCAGAGACattttttgcttctttctttttccaatCCGGAGTGACACTCACACGGGATGCAGCCGCCTCGCACACCTGCTCTTTGCTTGTGGATTCGGGCATGTGGTTTCGGACACGCAGTCAAGCCCCCCAGGGCTGCTAGCGCACGGCACGGCACCGTCCGATTTCCGGTGTGCAGAAACGTTCCGAACCTTCGCTCTCAGGCTCTCAGCCCCCAGACAAGGTCATGTGCGTGCGCTGCCGACGGCCCACCGCCAGCGGCGCCGAGCATCAACAAAGAGCCGAGCATCATCGGTTAAAAGGGAAGCCCCGTTGCGCACAACACTGACACCACCGCAAAGCAGAGCAGTAGTTCATACTGTAACAGCAGAACAGAGCAAAAAACAGAGGAAGCAGAGTGAGCCATGGCGGCGAAACAGCTGCCCCTCCTTGCCGCACTGGCCGTCCTGGCCGTGCTTgctgctgcggcagcggcggagtaCAACTTCGACGACCAGTTCGACGTGATCGGCGAGCGCGACCACATCCGGTACAAGGCGGAGGGGGAGAACCAGCAGTTCGCGCTGGAGCTGGACAAGGTGTCCGGGTCCGGCTTCAAGTCCAAGGCCAAGTACCTCTTCGGCGAGTTCAGCGTCCAGATGCGCCTCGTCGACGGCAACTCCGCCGGCACCGTCACCTCCTTCTACGTACATCCATTTCCCCTCTCTCTGAACAAAAGGCATCTTTCTGGAGGAGTTGAATCTCGTGCTTACAACTTTTTGGTTGGATTTTGTTTTAGCTGACGTCCGGTGAAGGCAGCACCCACGACGAGATCGACATCGAGTTCATGGGGAACAAGAGCGGCGACCCCTACGTGATGAACACCAACGTTTGGGCCAGCGGCGACGGCAAGAAGGAGCACCAGTTCTACCTCTGGTTCGACCCCTCCGCCGACTTCCACACCTACAAGATCACCTGGAACCCCAAGAACATCATGTAAACCACCCATCCTTCAACCAAAGTGAAATTCGATTTGTGAGGGACTAATTCCAAATTCGAAATGTGAAATTGAAACTAAAATTGGCAGATTCGAGGTGGACAACGTGCCGGTGCGGACGTTCAAGAAGTACGCGGACCTGCCGTACCCGACGAGCCGGCCGATGACGGTGCACGCGACGCTGTGGGACGGCAGCTACTGGGCGACCCGGCACGGCGACGTCAAGATCCACTGGAGGGGCGACGACCCTTTCGTCGTCTCCTACCGCGAGTACCACGCCACCGGCTGCGTCGCGCACCccaaggcgccgccgccgcccagcagctCGAACTCCACCAAGGTTGAGGCGCCGCCCACCAAGTGCCCCGCCGGCTCCGACGCCTGGATGGACCGGGAGCTCGACGAAGAGGACCTCAAGACCGTTGCCTGGGCCGAGCGCAACTGCCTCTCCTACAACtactgcgccgacgggtggcGCTTCCCCAAGGGGTTCCCCGGCGAGTGCGGCCGCGACTGATGAGATGATAGCGCGTTTAGCTTCAGATCGAATCCTTTGGTTTGGTAGTGCGCCCGCCCGCAGAGATTAAATTGGATTGAATTAATTTGGTTCTTAATTACaggttgttcttcttcttgttcaaTGTTCATTCGATTGATTGAGCCCGTGGACATATAAACATATTACTCCGTGTGTGAAATTTCCCGTGTACATTTTTGCCACCGTCGTTGTTCCTGAAACCACCTTGCTGTTTGTTTCAAGCCTGAGCATGAGAGCGTAGCTGCTGTGTCAAGGATGTAATTAAACCTGTCACGGATGAAAATATAGTTAATTAATCTTTTCTTATGTCAGCCATCTTGTTGCATGTTCTCCTTCGCTCTTCCGAATTTCTATGGACGCGTAGCCGactttctttattttctagaTAGATAATGACGGACGCGTTTCCGATAGATTCTTGCAAGGCTGATGAATCATGAGCGTGAGTGGAAGCAGACAAGTGACAACTGTGCGCTTCGCTGTTCTGGTTCTCGGTACCCGGTAGTGCGCATTCAATGAAGGGGACAGCTGTACGTTGTCCTGACCTCAGCTCTGGCGGTTGGTTCCGGATCTACCACTCTTTGGAGTGTACTGATGAAGAGGTAACTTGAATTGAACACAGTTAATGGGGAAACGGTAAAAATCTTGCTCttatttaaaaatagataaattGATGATTCATAATCTGTTCTGGGACGACTTGAGCTTGGTCAGCGGGGGGTCTACCGGTCAGAAGGGAGGAGATTTTCTGCCGGTTTAAAAGGAGGTTTATGGATAAAATACGTCAGACAATGCTGAGTAAGAGATTTCGGGCAAAGAGTTGTTTTTGGGCACGAACCGACCATTTGCATGTGCGGTCCAAGGCGTGCTGCTGAGCAGGAATGGCAAGGATTTGAAGGAGCGGATGAGGAGAGAATAATGTTATCTCTGGATCAGACCTTCCAGCTTTCAGCTCAGCTGGGTTCCAGAGTGGCTAATCGGCCGACGGCGGTGGAAGGGGACCAAGAAGCTGTGACAATGGCTACATTGCTGGCTTGATGAATTAGACGCTACTCGATGAATTGGACGCTGCAATTGGATCAAAGCTTCTCTGCTACTCGGTCtccattttgatttttgttgccctgcctgttttttttttcgctgGAATTGCCCCGCCTGTTTTATCTCCACAGAAAGCTTTTTGTATGAAAAGGAAACGCTTGAGTTATACAATGCTTAGGCATCTTCAAGGATAACATGTCAAATGGACATTTCGCGTGTGACTGGATAATTTGACATATAAACACCTACCGCCTCCTTCAAAGAACACATGTCAAATGTGCACCTTTCAAATTGTCCACACCCAATTTCTCTCTCAATTTTATTATCAACAACTATGTTTATCAATTTAAAGATAAATAGTAGAGTGCAAATACAGTCAAATGGCATGGTCAAAATATCTTGAATTTACAAAGTTCAAACATCTCAAATGACATAGTTACAAAAGTATGCAATATAGTGCATCATCACAAGACCAAATGCCATGTCATGCCAAAATATTTAGTCACCGAGGGTTTCATGCCACCATTTTGTCTTCGCATGCATCCGTCAAGCTCGTGTCGTCCAACATGACCCTTTGACTCCTCGATGAATCTAACGGAGCCAACTTCTTCGCCCTAACTCGCCGCGCACGTTGCTTCAATGGTAACCCTATTCGTCTCAAGCGCAACCTTCTCCTTTGACATCTACATGAACTTTGTAGTGTtcatccttcttttcttccctcTTTTCATTCATCTTCGCACTTAATTCTTTTTGTTAAACATATATCCATCCACCTAGCAATTGAGGGACATGTCAAAATTATGTGGTTTCTCATGAAAAAGACTTTTAGAAATAAAACCGTTTCTCTTGTGCACGGGGGGAAATAAAGTATCACGAGCGTGCAAGTGTACCTAAGTACACACATAAATAGGTAATCATGTGATGTATTAACACATTTTGAGAAACAAAGTATCGCGAGCTAGCGTGCCCAATATAATGATGACGGTGTGTTCTGGTTCATCGTGCTTCAAAAGGCTCAGAATTAATTACGTCTGTGGGTTGAGTCCACGATgtgatcaatcacatgaacaAACACATACATACAAATTATTTGGCCAGAGACACTAACGTGCCTTTTTCATTTTATCTCTCTTTCTTACGTGCTTTTTGTTTTGCCGGGTCGCTTTTACATGTTCGAGGTATGCTATATGCTGGTTTTGGACTGATGTCAAACATCAGATCCTCcataacattcaattgtagggATTGTTTGCTGTGAGGTTTGCTGACACTTTCAAATCTGAAATGTAACTAGGGTGATGGCTCCATGTAATAACATTTAAATTCCTATATGGATGTCCATCGTCAGTGAGCAACCAAACCAATCAAACCATTCAAAGCAATTTCACCTCTTAGCTATGTCATGTTTTTAGTTACCATGCATTGCCCATGTATACCAGTTTGCCCTCACGCAGCGCACAAGGGGCTTGAGTACAATTAGGTTAAACAAAGTACATACACAACGTAACATTTCATGTAACTAATTAAGAAACCTAAGTAGACTCATACAAGATTAAGTCTAACAGATGGATCACATCTGATTAAGCCATTGAAATAGTCGTCGTCTTCAAGTCTCATCTTCTCCATGCACGATAATTCATATTTCATGTATTTTTGTGCCTATTAATTCATATTTCATATGATAAAGAAAataattcattttttcttcaaaaaacaTATTTCATCCATGTATTTTTGTGcctattaattttttttgttaattctTTTTACTCAGAAGTTGCAACaatacttgatttttttcttatatAATTCCATTATTAGGTAACTAATTTTGCACTAGATAAATATTTAGTCTTGTGCGATATTTTTGGATTGAAAATACActaaaattgtttttttaaccCAACGTTTGCGCAAgaaacttatttttttttcaaaagccCAAGTATGTTTTAGTGAGCAACCACACCTAGGGAAGCCTAAATAAAGAAAGTGAAGTCTCGGATCGGAAATTAGAGAGCTATgaagaaaataacaaaactTGTGTTTGTCCATTGGATCTCAGATCAAGacaaaatgtgattctttctTACCAAAATAAAAGTGGCAATTGAGTGCTAGACACACCCTAATTGTCAGTCAAGGCCTTATTAGTTTCTTCTCACCATGTCGAATATAAGAGTAGCGATAACATTTACATGCAAAGCTAATTGTTTGGTtcaaaaaacatgcatcacCTATCTTAGCACTCTATAAGTATAAATATTGAATACTGGAAGTTTCCTTTATGGAAAAATATCCTTGGTTTGTGTCGACcggcattttttttaatatgtctAAACTTCTTAGGAAAATATCGCTCTTCTAGGCTATTCCAAAGTTGTTGATGCTAATAATGCTTGATTGGGGGACATTGGTGAGGAGACAAATTTCCATCTATAGAGCAATCTCTACTGCAACTCTCACAAGCATTCCATCTCACTCTATTCAAGACACTAAAACAAATAGTTTGGCCAGGATGCTAGCATGGTTAGGGGCTCTGGTGGAACCCTTAGGACCTGGATTCGACACCTTTGTGAGGCGAATTTTCAGGCTcgggtttaaaaaaaatcgccTCATCAATCCCACGACAAAGCACAGGTCTAAGATTTGATCCAATCTCACACGGATTGCAATGCCGCTCTATACGGGTGGGTCTGGTTCAGAAATTTTCAGGATTTCGTGAGCAGTTCTTCTTCTTACAAAGAAAATACTTGGGGGTTGTCTTAAGTTGTCTACTCCCCGCAGGTCTTTTTTTCCCGATGCTAGCATGTTAACACCgatgtttgttttatttcaaatttgagcTAAAATGCCCAGATGCAGGCAACCCAAAGATGATATTGTGGCCTCGGCGATGCAAAGCAGACAACGAAGCAGGCAGGAGGAGGGGGTTTCTCTTCTGGGCCCGTCCCAACTCCCAAGCGGCCTGGTTGGGAAATTGTGAAGGGCTGCAGGCTACCAAACGTGTCAGGATGGCATAGGATTTGCTTCTTGCCGGCCGCGTGGAATGGTTGTTCCGGACGAGGAACGCAAAGAATGCCAGTGCATCACACAATAAGAATGACAGCCAAGATCAAGACGCCGAAACAAGAATATGAAAGAATTATGAATCTAGTAGATGAGAGCAAACAAACTAATGTACAAAGACACCATTAAGCCAACGACACACATCcccacgcacgcacgcacgcacgcatgccATCAGTCCGAGGTGCATTCCTTCGGCAACTCGGAGCCCTGCTTGTACCGTTTCTCATCCTTGCAGTAATCGTAGATCATGTGCTTGTCTCGCGCCTGCCGCAGCGCGTCGGCGTCGAGGCCCTCGTCGAAGCGCGTCGACTCGGGCGGCTCGTCGCCGCACCAGGCCACGCCGGGGGACGGCTGGCACCACGTCACCCGGAGGTTCCGGTAGCTGGCGAAGAAGGGCGCCTCGGACCAGTCCGTCTTGACGCGCCCTCCCTGCGTGGCCCAGTCGTCGGCGTTCCACAGGCTCCCGTGCAGCCGCATCTTCTGCCACGTCATGAACGGCATCCCCGCCCTGTTCTTGAAGTTCCGGATCGGCACCCCGTCCACCAGGATCCTGCACGCACAGGGACACGCAAATTTCACACATATTGATTTGGGATGCAAATTGTGTAAATGATTTTGTTGTATACTATCCCTCTGGCCTCtcatcctaaatttttgattcaaatttgcccaaatagtaatgtatctattcttaagaaacgtctagatacatgtaatagatacatgtaatatttcaacaacaatttacaatttaggatcggagggctAGGGACGCACGTCATGCGCTTGGGATTCCAGTCGACGGAGTAGGTGTGGAAGTCGGCGGTGGGGTCGAACCAGAGGCGGAACTGCTCCTCGCGGCTGCCGACGCCGTTGGCGAAGACGTTGGTGTGCAGCGTGTAGGGCTCGCCGGTCACGTTGCCCAGGAACTCCAGGTCCACCTCGTCGTGGTAGTCCCACGGCACGTCCTCCGGCATCAGCTGCACCCACACGCATCAACCAACCAATAAATATACCCTTTGGCATGCAAGCAAATTAACAGCGCTGCGCGCATTGGGGGCGGTGCGGTGACCGCGCCCAGAACGGGAACGGCATCAGCATATCGGCATGGGGTGGGGGCTTACGTAGAGCGTGGTGACCGTGCCGGCGGAGTTTTTGGGGACGAGCATGATGTCGATGTCGAAGCGGGCGTAGAGGTATGCCTCCTTGGTGTGGAATCCCGAGCCGCCCCGGCTCTGGTCGAGGCAGAGCGCCAGGGTCTGcagctcgtcgccgccgccgtccgtgTAGAAGAAGCTGTGGTCCTGGCCCCAATTCACCTCCACGTCATCGTAGATGGACGCCATTGCCATCTTCTGACCCATCGCCACGAGCACCAGCCACAGCAACAGCGAGCAATGCTCGCGAAAGGATGCCATGGCTAGCTAATTGATTCTGCAATCCAGAATGTCCTGAAATCTCTCTGCCGGCTTTCTTCTTCCgtatcttcttcttcgtgtTGCCGCTTCCATTCGATCAGATTGGAATTTATAAGTTATAACCAGCGGATCGATGGAGGTGATCTCTCTGGATTGGAGGCGaacatgccatgccatgttcTCTCGAATGTTTGCATGAGGCTGGGACACGGCATGCATGTTAGGATCCAAATGGAATGTTAGGCTGGCTAGCCAGTGCATTACATACATACATTCGCTAGATGAAATGGCTTAATCGGAGCATGCAAGGGAAGGGAGCTTCATTATTTCCATGGCGGCCCGCTGACCTCGCTACCTACCCAACctacctgcatgcatgcggaTGGCTTCATCAGGTACCATGTTTCTTGTCGGGAAATAGCAAGCTACACACCGCGTGCTAGGCATGGTTTATTGAGGTTGACTGGTTGGTTCTTATTACGAGGGCTATATCTGGCAACAAGGTCCTAAAACATTTACGGTTCGTCACAGGTCGCTGTTGACCGGCCCTAATTGGCTTTTCTGCTCAAGAGAAGCTCTGAGAATTTTCACTAATTCTGGCAATTTCTAACATTTCCCATTTGTCTGGCACACATATCATTGCGGTGAACTGCATGCAGGCTTCACAATGATCTCTGAAATTACAAACACGACTGAAGGAAATATTGCTTATTGATTGATCCATGTGTAGTTGATGTCAAATAAATCTACTCCGTAGAACATTCTCTGCGGCGCAAAATAAcccaattaattaattgatgtCAACGACAACCTAGCTAGGGACGTACGACATTCTCTGCAGCGGACGTAAAACATCATCTGAAGCTTCGGTGTTCAAATGGCTCCGCACATGTTCCATGATCAGAGCTAGCAGGAAGCTGCCAGGCAACGCGGCCACGGCGATTTCAGGGTAACATGGGCGCTAACATGCACGCTAATGTCAGCGTTCTCCGTCTCTCTGGCCTCTCCATCGAGTCTCGACGCGTACATGAGTTGTACGTACGCGTGTTTGTGACAAGTTTGTGTAACTTGGAGTTAGGACAAGTTTGTGTAAAGATGGTGAAACTAGGAACCGGAAAAGGGATGTAAATTACCTGGAACTGCAGAACATACAGTTCAGTTAGGCTGTCATTAGGCTGCACtatggattatgataatctaCATTTCAAAATGATTTTGCCTATTTTGTTGTTATGCTAACCCATTTTTTCTTGTTCCCGTGTCTGATTTTTCCCAGCTGATTATAGATCAAGTCTCACACAAGTagatttttttcgaaaaggaaggAATCTCTTTGGCCTCTCCATCGTTCGACGCATAGAACCACTACATTACTGCAACGTGTCATACAAAGCATCTAGCATTCATAGCTACAAACCCGTGACAAGGCCATTTCACTACCAGTAAACACATACTGCATACTCAATAGGGTGGAGTATGACAAGTTTATTGTGAGCAATATTGTAAAGAACTTCAAAATTGATCACTGAAGGGGCTTGTGAGTTGTGCCCAACCACACATCCTACCAAAATCTGATCATCATCCCATATTCACAGTAAAAGTCTCAAACTGCATGAAGGTTCCTTAACTGTCATCAATCCCCAAAAGAAAGGATAAGAAGTGAGTTTTTCTTCAACATGAGACATCTTTCCATTTTTTGGGCACTCACTCAAGTTGATGCGAAAAAAAAGGTTGCAATGTTCatttcaaaaaggaaaaaagttcATACCGGTAGGAGCCCTGTTCGtttgaaaaagaaagggaaacaTGTAGCTGCTACATGCATGGACCTGTATAAACTTCTCATTACATGTTCTTTATATTAATATTATGGATTTTCCGCTACAGACCGGGCGTTCTCCTGGATTGTTTTCCGATAAAAGCTCAAGTAACAAATGTATTATTTCACTCTCCAGGTACATAACTCCTAAATAATCTTTTTTTCTGCAAGAAAACTCCGAAATATTCTAacacttgatttttttaatgtctgtttatctcttttttgtgtggttttggaGTTATGTTACATATTTTATGGTACGAATATGATCGACCCCAGTTTTATACAGCTTGCGTGAGCAAAGCTGAAGGGGGTCAACaactgtcaaaaaaaaagttgaaggGGTCAACATGCTTATTTCAAGGTGGGTCCTGATGTCAGCGAAGGACAGCagggtttttttcttcttttttttgaggacaTGAAGGACAGCAGGTGCTTGTGGTCATGTGGGTCAGTGGGGAGCCTTTGCCGATCCCGGCCCAActtcacacacacacaaaaaaaacctAACCTCGCAACCTCTGCTCCTgtatccgccgccgcctcctccttttgCATCAAATTCTTGAGACACCAATAATGGCGGAATCCCAGAGGCCAAAAAGGAAGACCGCGTCGAGGTGTGCCCCAGAGACGGATCGCTGCACACACGCGTTCGAGATCGCCGGTTACAGCATCCACAagggcctcggcggcggcgagttcATCAGCTCGGCCACCTTCGTTGTCGGCGGCACGACTGGCGCATCCGCTACTACCCAGGAGGCGACGCTCAATCTAGCAAAGGCTACGTCTCAGTCTTCGTCGAGCTCCTCAGCAAGCACGACGAGGTGTCGGCGCGTGCGTCCTTCGACTTGAGATTGGTCAACCTGGCCACCGGGCAGTCGTCACCGGTCATCTCCTCACCGCCATCAGGACTGGTGTTTAAGTTCTTCAACGGGAAGAGCAGCCCCCAGACATGGTGGCGTGGCTGGTTCATGAAGATGAGCGATCTGGAGGAGTCGCCCTACCTGTCAGACGACAGCATAGTCACCGAGTGCGATCTTACTGTTATCAAGGACCCAATTGTGGTTGACTGCACCAATCCATTGGAGATCCCATTCCCAGTGCCCCCGTCAGACCTGTCTCGCGACCTCGCAAAATTGCTGGAGGCAGGGGATGAAACAGATGTTGTTTTAAGGTTAAAGGGGAGGTTTTCCATGCCCACAAGATCGTCCTCGCAATGCGATCGCCGGTCTTCAAGGCGGAGTTTTACGGGCCGATGGCCGGCAAGAGGGAGAAGAACATAGTAATTGAAGACATGCAGCCTGCTGTTTTCAAGGCGTTGCTTCGTTTCATCTACACAGATTCGTTTCCTCGCATGGACGCCGACCTCGATATCAGcgagagaaaagaaatgctTATGCATTTACTTGTGGCTGCAGACAGGTATCTAAAAAGATTTTTTCTTGGCATTTTCTAGTTTTTCATCAGCTTGTCTGTATACAAGTTGTTTATATTCTCTCTCATATATTTTAATAGTATCTTAGAACTACTATTTGAACTCAAATTTCCAAACGCTAGGTTTCTAACGGCTACGTTTGCAACGGCAACTTTTCTAACGGCTACTTTTTCCAACGGCTACTTTTTCAATGGCTCTATTCCAGGTCTATATATACCAGATAGACCCCCCACCTCTCTCCAACCATTTCATCTTGTggcttctctctttttctcttggtGTCTTCTCTCCAAAACACAATGAGTGGAAATACATCCGTTTTATTCATGCTCATGGATTCGTCATCGTCCATCTGATGACGATGAACTCATAGCTGCAGCACTTGCAGagcgtgaggaagaagaggagaatgCA includes:
- the LOC100846735 gene encoding xyloglucan endotransglycosylase/hydrolase protein 8, translated to MAAKQLPLLAALAVLAVLAAAAAAEYNFDDQFDVIGERDHIRYKAEGENQQFALELDKVSGSGFKSKAKYLFGEFSVQMRLVDGNSAGTVTSFYLTSGEGSTHDEIDIEFMGNKSGDPYVMNTNVWASGDGKKEHQFYLWFDPSADFHTYKITWNPKNIIFEVDNVPVRTFKKYADLPYPTSRPMTVHATLWDGSYWATRHGDVKIHWRGDDPFVVSYREYHATGCVAHPKAPPPPSSSNSTKVEAPPTKCPAGSDAWMDRELDEEDLKTVAWAERNCLSYNYCADGWRFPKGFPGECGRD
- the LOC100843474 gene encoding xyloglucan endotransglucosylase/hydrolase protein 24, which gives rise to MASFREHCSLLLWLVLVAMGQKMAMASIYDDVEVNWGQDHSFFYTDGGGDELQTLALCLDQSRGGSGFHTKEAYLYARFDIDIMLVPKNSAGTVTTLYLMPEDVPWDYHDEVDLEFLGNVTGEPYTLHTNVFANGVGSREEQFRLWFDPTADFHTYSVDWNPKRMTILVDGVPIRNFKNRAGMPFMTWQKMRLHGSLWNADDWATQGGRVKTDWSEAPFFASYRNLRVTWCQPSPGVAWCGDEPPESTRFDEGLDADALRQARDKHMIYDYCKDEKRYKQGSELPKECTSD